A part of Centropristis striata isolate RG_2023a ecotype Rhode Island unplaced genomic scaffold, C.striata_1.0 Scaffold_25, whole genome shotgun sequence genomic DNA contains:
- the LOC131967723 gene encoding uncharacterized protein LOC131967723, whose protein sequence is MSKAGRTDMLTLLALGWNKRKVEQLGRTLSQRYLKITRILREQVESLNATKNELGVDDDTLQQWVADVQQWAEETDQTDGSLGALQARIEELVIIIRVRTQNLYRQTDSNKRRHRIRKVILDEKKRLAAAVDDYNKLAEPTKQIVSSDALIQTDIWPWQKTSEPAADLQTKRKVFEKVMAVRRLREEEMILCREMQHHWTVLRARSLELGTISSDCKSIKYEGYILRS, encoded by the exons ATGTCTAAagcag GGCGAACAGACATGCTGACCCTCCTTGCTTTGGGGTGGAACAAAAGGAAAGTGGAGCAACTGGGCCGCACTTTGAGCCAGAGATATCTAAAG ATCACAAGGATCCTAAGAGAACAAGTGGAGAGCCTGAATGCGACCAAAAATGAGCTGGGTGTGGATGATGACACACTGCAGCAATGGGTGGCTGATGTGCAGCAATGGGCTGAAG AAACGGATCAAACTGATGGCAGCCTTGGAGCATTGCAGGCACGAATAGAGGAGcttgtcatcatcatcagagtGCGAACACAAAATCTTTACAGACAAACTG ATAGCAACAAGAGGCGACACAGAATACGCAAGGTCATTTTGGATGAAAAAAAACGATTGGCGGCTGCTGTCGACGACTATAACAAGCTTGCTGAACCAACAAAGCAAATTGTGTCCAGTGATGCCCTCATCCAGACCGACATTTGGCCCTGGCAGAAGACAAGTGAAC CTGCTGCAGACCTCCAGACAAAAAGAAAGGTCTTTGAGAAGGTGATGGCTGTGAGGCgcctgagagaggaggagatgatcCTTTGCAGGGAAATGCAGCATCACTGGACAGTGTTGAGAGCACGATCCCTGGAGTTGGGAACGATCTCCTCAGACT GCAAGTCTATTAAGTATGAGGGCTATATTCTAAGGTCTTga